The Sporichthya brevicatena genome has a window encoding:
- a CDS encoding extracellular solute-binding protein, with protein sequence MFRKSLRMPLRVAAVLTLCLPFLVACGGDDKSTIRVYSGRHYDLEVAFTQFAKETGINVEFLYGGDAELLERIKAEGEDTPADIFMTVDAGNLWNAAQQDLLLPLQSPVLDEAVPEGLRDPQDRWVGLSMRVRTLMYNPDKVQPSDFDATDSYAGLGDPKWKGRLCMRTSKSSYVQSLVAQMIDRQGRDRALEIVKSWVANDVNIIGDDVTILKTVNAGGCDVAITNHYYLARILDDDSNFKVKPYWANQSGEGVHVNISGAGVLKNSDNVADAQKLIEWLATKGANAFVDGNHEYPVNPDVKPEELISGFGTFKFQPINAEAYGKLNADAIALMSEAGYR encoded by the coding sequence GTGTTCCGCAAGTCGCTCCGGATGCCGCTTCGAGTGGCCGCCGTCCTGACGCTGTGCCTTCCGTTCCTCGTGGCGTGCGGCGGTGACGACAAGAGCACGATCCGTGTCTACTCCGGTCGTCACTACGACCTCGAAGTGGCGTTCACGCAGTTCGCCAAGGAGACCGGCATCAACGTCGAGTTCCTCTACGGCGGCGACGCGGAGCTCCTCGAGCGGATCAAGGCCGAGGGCGAGGACACGCCCGCCGACATCTTCATGACCGTCGACGCCGGCAACCTCTGGAACGCGGCGCAGCAGGACCTGCTGCTGCCGTTGCAGTCCCCGGTGCTCGACGAGGCCGTGCCGGAGGGGCTGCGCGACCCGCAGGACCGCTGGGTCGGGCTGAGCATGCGCGTGCGCACCCTGATGTACAACCCCGACAAGGTGCAGCCGAGCGACTTCGACGCGACCGACTCCTACGCCGGGCTCGGCGACCCCAAGTGGAAGGGCCGCCTGTGCATGCGGACCTCCAAGTCGTCGTACGTGCAGTCCCTGGTCGCGCAGATGATCGACAGGCAGGGCCGTGACCGCGCCCTGGAGATCGTGAAGAGCTGGGTCGCCAACGACGTCAACATCATCGGCGACGACGTCACCATCCTGAAGACGGTCAACGCCGGCGGCTGCGACGTCGCGATCACCAACCACTACTACCTGGCGCGGATCCTCGACGACGACAGCAACTTCAAGGTCAAGCCGTACTGGGCGAACCAGAGCGGCGAGGGCGTCCACGTCAACATCTCGGGCGCCGGGGTCCTGAAGAACTCCGACAACGTCGCCGACGCGCAGAAGCTGATCGAGTGGCTGGCCACGAAGGGCGCCAACGCCTTCGTCGACGGCAACCACGAGTACCCGGTGAACCCGGACGTGAAGCCGGAGGAGCTGATCTCTGGCTTCGGCACGTTCAAGTTCCAGCCGATCAACGCGGAGGCGTACGGCAAGCTCAACGCCGACGCGATCGCGCTGATGTCGGAGGCCGGCTACCGGTGA